The Pseudanabaena sp. PCC 6802 genomic interval TGGGGAGAATTTTGTCCGGTTCCCAGTCGCGTAGACCTGGCATACAAGCTACGCGCTAACCGCTGGCTGGATACCACTTCTGTAGAATTAGAATTGGTGGGAATCCGCCTGCCAGAGGCAGACAGAGATGACAGCGAGCGGGCTAAGGATTCCAGTTCTCATGCAAAAAATATAGCTATAGACAAGACTGTGAGTAGAGGAGAGATGGGAACTGTGACTCCAAGCAGGGGTGGGAACTGTACCCCCCATCCTGAGCCTAGCCGTATAAAAGAAATTAGTTGGGAGCCAAGCCTCGTGTATAAGTTAGCTCCCAGCATTGCCCATTCACCGCAATGGCATAATTACGATTCGCATGTTATGGAACTACCTCAGCCAGTACTGTTATATGGCTACGATCGCCCAGAGCAACTGCTCGATAAGGGCGGGCAAGGGGATCTCGATCGCGATCGTCCTCGCCGCACCTATGCCTCCATTGTGCTTTGGAGTTTACCTCCTTCAATCACTCATTTGCAGTGGCTGATCGCCCTAGCGAAACCAAAATCTATCTATGTAGGCAAGCAAATACCAGTTATACCTACGGCTAGTCACCTCCGCACGCAGATATCTGCGTGCGTGGGAGTCAGTTCGATTAATTTACTAGATTTGTCTCAACAATGGTGGGTAGCACCATGCACGATCGTAGCGGGATTTCGAGATCTAGGCTATTCTTGCCCCAACTTTGCCCCAACCCACCCTTTAGAAGTGGAGTTAAATAACCTGGAGCAGTGGTATCGATATCCCATTGCGAAGCTATCTCAACTTTTCTAGAGCTTGCAAAGCTGCGATCGCTTCGCTGAATCGCTCGACAAGACTTTGTTTCTCGCCAACAGAGGCTACATGCTGCTACCTAAAATTGTAAATAAAACTAACAAAAAGAACTATTTTGAATTGTTTTTCGTCTAGTTGTTTTTCGTCTACATGTATATAGCGTTTTTCAATTGAGAACAGGTTTTATTGACGGGGTGAAGGGGTTCCACCCCTTCTTGGGGGCGTTGCCCCCAAACCCCCTACTCTTTCCGATCTGCAAACCGCTATAGCACTATTCAATGCGTAAGTCCTATATAGATAAAACGTTGTCAACAAGCGATTCGGAGCAATTAATCAGCAATGTTGTACAAACAGCCACTGCACAATCTCAGAGCCAAGATCGAAGAATTTTGGCAACCAAAGCGGCTTTGGCGCAGAGTCATAGCTCTGATTTCTTGCCCGATCGTTACCCTATGGGCCTGGATCGCCTTCAGTCAGCAGCCAGTTACGCTCAACTTGCTGATGACAACCCCAGATGCCCAACCCTGGAAACAGGGTTCGATTGCTGACTTCGAGCGCAAGCACCCCAACATTCGCATCAATCTCATCGAAGGGCCGAATGCCGCTAATCTCGTGGAAGATCTGTACACGGCATCGTTTCTGCTGGGGGATTCTCCCTATGACATGGTGAATATGGATGTGGTTTGGACATCCAAATTTGCCGCTGCGGGATGGCTGTTGGATATTTCCAATCGCATCGCTCCAGAGGAGTTAGCAGCATTTTCGCCCAGAGATATAGAAGCAGGAAAGTATGCGGGTAAACTGTATCGCATTCCCATCCGCTCTGATGTGGGCATGCTCTACTACCGCGAGGATTTACTCTCTGCCGCAGGAATTAAGCCACCCGCAACATTTGCCGATCTAATTGCAGCTTCGCAAAACTTACAGAGGTCCGGCAAGGTAAGTTGGGGTTATGTTTGGCAGGGTCGGCAATACGAGGGCTTGGTGGCAATGTTCGTCGAAGTCCTGCAAGGCTTTGGTGGCTTTTGGGTGAAGCCCGATACGCTAGAGGTGGGACTAGATCGACCGGAGACTCTAAGAGCGATCGCCTTCCTGCGCGATACGATCCAAATGGGAGTCTCCCCGCCAGGCGTGACGACGTATCAGGAAGAAGAGACGCGCCGTCTATTTCAAAGCGGACGGGTGGCATTCCTGCGAAGCTGGCCCTACGCCTGGCCGCTAGCCAATCAGCCGGATTCGCCGATTAAGGGCAAAATTGCGATTAAACCGATGGTGGGAACGCTGGAACAGAACGGAGGGGCTTGTCTCGGTGGTTGGGGTTTGGGAATTGCGAAATCTTCCAAACATCCCGAGGAAGCCTGGGAAGCGATTCGGTATTTCACCAGTCCAGACGTACAAAAACAACTGATTCTGCAAGCAGGCTACGTACCGAGCCGCAAAGCCCTATTTGCCGATCCTGAAATCGTCGCCAAGTATCCCCATTATCCCAAGCTGCTTGAGGTGTCGCAGAACGCGGTACTCCGTCCTCCAATCGCTCAGTATGCCCAGGTATCGGATATCCTTCAGCGCTATCTCAGTGCGGCGCTGACGAATCGGCTTCCCCCGGATCGAGCGATGCAGGCAGCAGCTAGCGAAACCCGCCGATTGTTAAGCGTAAAGGGTTAGGAATTATGAGCGATATCTCTAAAGTCAAGACAATTGGCGATCGCGAGCAAAGAACGGGTTGGATTCTTTTACTCCCTGCCGTGCTGCTGCTCCTCCTGGTGTTTGCCTATCCCATTGGTCGTGCTTTCTGGTTGAGCTTATTTACCAAGAATCTGGGCACGCAACTGCAACCGATCTTCTCAGGATTGGATAATTACGCGCGCATGATGGGAGATGGTCGATTTTGGCAAAGTTTTTGGACGACTACCTTATTTACATTGACATCGGTTGGGTTGGAATTATTGCTGGGCTTGTGTATTGCCCTGGTTCTGAACCAGCAATTTCGTGGACGCGGACTGGTGCGCGCGATCGCCATCCTCCCTTGGGCTTTACCTACCGCTTTGATCGCGCTGGCGTGGGCCTGGATTTTCAACGATCAATTCGGTGTTGCCAATGATATCCCGATCCGTTTGGGTTTGATTAAGAGTGGCATTAACTGGCTGGGCGAACCAACTCTCGCCACGATCGCCATCATCTTCGCTGATGTTTGGAAAACTACGCCTTTCATCAGTATCCTATTACTGGCAGGTTTGCAAGCCATTCCTCCCGATTTATACGAAGCCCATGCGATCGACGGTGCCTCGCCCTGGCAAAGCTTTCGCCTCATCACTCTACCGTTGCTGATGCCACAGATTCTAATTGCGGTTCTGTTTCGATTCGCTCAGGCATTCGGCATTTTCGACCTCATCGCCGTCATGACTGGCGGTGGCCCAGGCGGTGCAACGGAAGTAGTGTCGCTCTACATCTACGCCACCGTTATGCGTTACCTGGACTTTGGCTACGGCTCTGCCCTCGTCGTCGTAACATTTCTATTGTTAGTTATGGCAGTAGCGCTAGCCACTTTTCTACTCAAAAAATCCCGCGTGCAGACTTCAGGAGCGATCGACCTATGACGATGACTTCCCCAACTTCCCAGCCACTCCAAGGAGATCCTGCGAAGAAGGCAAAGGGAATCGGCCTATCTCCCAGGAAAATTCTCCTGTTTTTAGCGATTCTCTTAGTCGCGGTTTTCTGCCTCGCACCAGTCCTGTGGCAAGTCCTGACCTCGTTCAAGCTCAATCAAGACATCTCTGCAATTCCCGCCATTTATTTCCCCACGCAAGCTACGCTAAACCACTACATCGAATTATTTGCCCGTCGTCCATTCTGGCGCTACATATTCAATAGCGCTTTCGTCTCGATCGCTTCTACTGCCTTTTCCCTCGCGATCGGCGCACCAGCCGCCTATACCCTGGCACGATTGCACCTGTGGGGCAAGAACACCATACTCGCAGGTATTCTGATTGTCACTTTATTCCCTGGCATTCTCTTGTTATTGGGGTTGTTAGAGATCGTACAAGTACTCCATCTTGGCAATAACTATCTAGCTTTGATTATTACCTACACGTCGATTAACCTGCCGCTTACCATTCTCGTCTTGAGAAGCTTCTTCCAACAACTCCCAAAAGACCTGGAAGATGCTGCCAAAGTTGATGGTTACAACACCTGGCAAATGCTGCTCCAGATTCTGCTACCTCTAACCTTACCCGCGCTTGTCACCACTGGGATTCTCACGTTCATCTTCGCCTGGAACGAATTCATTTTTGCTCTCACCTTTATCACCCGCGAGGATCTGAAAACGATTCCCGTCATCGCTGCCCAATTAGGTGGGGCATCCATTTTTGAAATCCCCTACGGCCCTATCGCCGCTGCCACTGTAGTCGGTACGCTACCCCTTGTTCTCTTGGTTCTATTCTTCCAACGCAAGATCGTCCAGGGTCTCACCGCCGGAGCCATTAAGGGCTAACCCCCCACCCGTAAGTTTATCATTTGTCAGCCAGTTTTCGCATTAACCGAGAGAATTCGCACAAATGCTAAACCCCTACATCACATCAACACAACCCCATCCCCCACTATGCTACAAATTCAAAATCTCAACAAAACCTACACTCCTAAAGTCATCCCGGTTAAAGACATCAGCTTAACTGTAGGAGATCGCGAATTTCTCACTCTGCTCGGCCCCTCCGGCTGCGGTAAATCCACTGCCCTTCGCCTGATCGCGGGTTTGGAAACACCCACGCACGGGCGCATTATCATTAACGAAGAAGATGTAACGCACAAGCAACCAGGCGATCGCAATATCGCAATGGTGTTTCAAAGTTACGCCCTCTATCCCCATATGAGCGTGTATGAGAATCTCTGCTCCGGCCTAAAGCTCAAAAAACTACCTCTAGAAGAGATGAAACAGCGAGTCGCAGAAGTATCGCAGGTATTGGGATTGGACGATCTCATGCATCGCCGACCCGCGCAATTATCGGGAGGACAGCGGCAGCGGGTGGCTGTGGGTAGAGCTTTGGTGCGTCGTCCCAGTGTCTTTCTGTTAGACGAACCGCTCAGCAATTTAGATGCGCTTCTGCGCGAACGAGTCCGCGCCGATCTCAAGCAGTTATTTGCCACCCAGAACGCGCCAGTTGTCTACGTTACCCACGATCAAACTGAAGCCATGACGCTTTCGACTAAGGTAGCCGTCCTTAACGATGGTTACGTCCAACAACTCGGCAAGCCGGAGGATATCTACAACAAGCCAGCCAACATATTTGTGGCGGGGTTTGTAGGCAGTCCCCAGATGAACCTGCTGACTCTGCCCTGTAGCGATCGCAGTGCCTTACTAGGAGATTTCAAGATTCCCTTGTCAGAAACTCTAGCAACTCTGCCATCGCATATTGTCCTAGGCATTCGCCCAGAGCATATTCAGTTAGCACGACCCGATGACACCCATACAATTCGCGGTCGTATATCTCTAGTGGAAAACTTGGGAATGCACTACTTGGTAAGCGTACGAGTTCAGAATCAGCGATCGGAAATCTTGACACTTCGCGTTTTATTACCCAGCGATCGCAGTGGGAACAGCGAAGAGATAAACCTCACATTGCCTCCACAGCACACCCACTGGTTTGATGTCGATACAGGTAATTCTCTGCATTGATTCGGTTAGAACTATACTTTGGGGGTGCTCTTGAAAATTTTTCACAAAGGTTCCATCTGACTCAGGCAATTGCGTGTGGTCAGGTAAGCCGATACTAATAGGCTGACTGTTTTGGGCAAGAGTCATAATAAACCTATTTGTT includes:
- a CDS encoding carbohydrate ABC transporter permease, with the translated sequence MTMTSPTSQPLQGDPAKKAKGIGLSPRKILLFLAILLVAVFCLAPVLWQVLTSFKLNQDISAIPAIYFPTQATLNHYIELFARRPFWRYIFNSAFVSIASTAFSLAIGAPAAYTLARLHLWGKNTILAGILIVTLFPGILLLLGLLEIVQVLHLGNNYLALIITYTSINLPLTILVLRSFFQQLPKDLEDAAKVDGYNTWQMLLQILLPLTLPALVTTGILTFIFAWNEFIFALTFITREDLKTIPVIAAQLGGASIFEIPYGPIAAATVVGTLPLVLLVLFFQRKIVQGLTAGAIKG
- a CDS encoding ABC transporter ATP-binding protein, yielding MLQIQNLNKTYTPKVIPVKDISLTVGDREFLTLLGPSGCGKSTALRLIAGLETPTHGRIIINEEDVTHKQPGDRNIAMVFQSYALYPHMSVYENLCSGLKLKKLPLEEMKQRVAEVSQVLGLDDLMHRRPAQLSGGQRQRVAVGRALVRRPSVFLLDEPLSNLDALLRERVRADLKQLFATQNAPVVYVTHDQTEAMTLSTKVAVLNDGYVQQLGKPEDIYNKPANIFVAGFVGSPQMNLLTLPCSDRSALLGDFKIPLSETLATLPSHIVLGIRPEHIQLARPDDTHTIRGRISLVENLGMHYLVSVRVQNQRSEILTLRVLLPSDRSGNSEEINLTLPPQHTHWFDVDTGNSLH
- a CDS encoding ABC transporter substrate-binding protein is translated as MLYKQPLHNLRAKIEEFWQPKRLWRRVIALISCPIVTLWAWIAFSQQPVTLNLLMTTPDAQPWKQGSIADFERKHPNIRINLIEGPNAANLVEDLYTASFLLGDSPYDMVNMDVVWTSKFAAAGWLLDISNRIAPEELAAFSPRDIEAGKYAGKLYRIPIRSDVGMLYYREDLLSAAGIKPPATFADLIAASQNLQRSGKVSWGYVWQGRQYEGLVAMFVEVLQGFGGFWVKPDTLEVGLDRPETLRAIAFLRDTIQMGVSPPGVTTYQEEETRRLFQSGRVAFLRSWPYAWPLANQPDSPIKGKIAIKPMVGTLEQNGGACLGGWGLGIAKSSKHPEEAWEAIRYFTSPDVQKQLILQAGYVPSRKALFADPEIVAKYPHYPKLLEVSQNAVLRPPIAQYAQVSDILQRYLSAALTNRLPPDRAMQAAASETRRLLSVKG
- a CDS encoding carbohydrate ABC transporter permease, producing MSDISKVKTIGDREQRTGWILLLPAVLLLLLVFAYPIGRAFWLSLFTKNLGTQLQPIFSGLDNYARMMGDGRFWQSFWTTTLFTLTSVGLELLLGLCIALVLNQQFRGRGLVRAIAILPWALPTALIALAWAWIFNDQFGVANDIPIRLGLIKSGINWLGEPTLATIAIIFADVWKTTPFISILLLAGLQAIPPDLYEAHAIDGASPWQSFRLITLPLLMPQILIAVLFRFAQAFGIFDLIAVMTGGGPGGATEVVSLYIYATVMRYLDFGYGSALVVVTFLLLVMAVALATFLLKKSRVQTSGAIDL